A DNA window from Branchiostoma lanceolatum isolate klBraLanc5 chromosome 17, klBraLanc5.hap2, whole genome shotgun sequence contains the following coding sequences:
- the LOC136422459 gene encoding cartilage matrix protein-like produces MRSLHAAILLTCWSSLSYPLATATRTTIIVTVELTLTYTEDLQDTSSQTYVDLSVTIENAILQVFSANPADIQSVSITSVAPGASATSTSVTVSVVTLGANVDATTRVIINTTAAGVQLGNLPVVSSTVGDTIPPCSAVADIVFVVDGTGSVGLENFERMKTFIGQMLAFLDIGENAVRVSIVQYAAQARTEFFLDQFYDLQDAQDAVAAIEYMGGYTLTGKAIDFATRLHFDVRKGARADVTKIAVVITDGISHDDVKRPARRMRQAGIVTIAIGVGTNLDSDQLLAIAGDEKTLLSLDDFDRLQDLTTKLPTMLCDVGTSQQIVVSICITTSYDVALLNANSSASTALFQQVVQAVTTTFTSSAAGVAAIQPIGFAPGCGEGVVSTVQCAVAPFALDTVSDTFQNLQVNFGDLTIDPAQTTVVSAATRTTIIVTVELTLTYTEDLQDTSSQTYVDLSVTIENAILQVFSANPADIQSVSITSVAPGASATSTSVTVSVVTLGANVDATTRVIINTTAAGVQLGNLPVVSSTVGDTIPPCSAVADIVFVVDGTGSVGLENFERMKTFIGQMLAFLDIGENAVRVSIVQYAAQARTEFFLDQFYDLQDAQDAVAAIEYMGGYTLTGKAIDFATRLHFDVRKGARADVTKIAVVITDGISQDDVKRPARRMRQAGIVTIAIGVGTNLDSDQLLAIAGDEKTLLSLDDFDRLQDLTTKLPTMLCDGKMLTLVL; encoded by the exons ATGAGAAGTTTACATGCTGCCATTTTGCTAACTTGTTGGTCTTCCCTTTCATATCCACTTGCTACAGCCACAAGAACGACCATCATTGTCACAGTGGAGCTGACTCTCACCTACACCGAGGACTTGCAAGATACCTCGTCACAGACCTATGTCGACTTGAGTGTGACCATCGAAAATGCG atactgcaAGTATTTTCGGCCAACCCAGCAGACATCCAGTCGGTGTCCATCACGTCAGTGGCCCCCGG AGCGTCCGCAACAAGCACGTCAGTGACCGTGAGTGTGGTGACGCTAGGAGCAAATGTCGACGCCACCACCCGAGTCATCATCAATACCACAGCGGCGGGAGTGCAGCTTGGAAACTTGCCTGTAGTGTCATCTACCGTTGGCGATACTA TTCCTCCATGTTCGGCAGTAGCAGACATTGTCTTCGTTGTGGATGGCACTGGTAGCGTCGGCTTGGAGAACTTCGagcgaatgaagaccttcatcgGGCAGATGCTTGCCTTCTTGGATATCGGAGAAAACGCCGTTCGCGTCTCTATCGTTCAGTATGCAGCCCAAGCGCGCACAGAATTCTTCCTTGACCAGTTCTACGACCTCCAGGATGCGCAAGATGCAGTGGCTGCTATTGAGTATATGGGCGGCTACACGCTGACGGGTAAGGCCATCGACTTCGCCACTCGTCTGCACTTCGACGTGAGGAAGGGCGCGCGAGCCGACGTGACCAAGATAGCCGTCGTCATCACCGACGGCATATCCCATGACGACGTCAAGCGTCCTGCTCGGAGAATGCGCCAGGCCGGAATCGTCACCATTGCTATTGGTGTGGGCACCAACCTGGACAGCGACCAGCTGCTAGCTATCGCAGGAGATGAGAAGACTCTCCTGTCTCTGGATGATTTCGACAGACTTCAGGACTTGACTACTAAGCTGCCCACCATGCTTTGCGACG TTGGTACCAGCCAGCAAATTGTCGTCTCCATCTGTATCACAACTTCGTACGATGTCGCCCTTCTGAACGCCAATTCCAGCGCTTCCACGGCACTTTTCCAGCAAGTTGTTCAAGCG GTCACGACTACCTTTACGAGCAGTGCTGCTGGGGTAGCAGCCATTCAACCCATTGGCTTCGCACCTGG CTGCGGAGAAGGCGTAGTTTCGACCGTACAATGTGCCGTTGCTCCCTTCGCCCTGGACACTGTTTCCGACACCTTCCAGAATCTACAGGTCAACTTTGGAGACTTGACTATTGATCCTGCACAAACTACCGTTGTATCTGCTG CCACAAGAACGACCATCATTGTCACAGTGGAGCTGACTCTCACCTACACCGAGGACTTGCAAGATACCTCGTCACAGACCTATGTCGACTTGAGTGTGACCATCGAAAATGCG atactgcaAGTATTTTCGGCCAACCCAGCAGACATCCAGTCGGTGTCCATCACGTCAGTGGCCCCCGG AGCGTCCGCAACAAGCACGTCAGTGACCGTGAGTGTGGTGACGCTAGGAGCAAATGTCGACGCCACCACCCGAGTCATCATCAATACCACAGCGGCGGGAGTGCAGCTTGGAAACTTGCCTGTAGTGTCATCTACCGTTGGCGATACTA TTCCTCCATGTTCGGCAGTAGCAGACATTGTCTTCGTTGTGGATGGCACTGGTAGCGTCGGCTTGGAGAACTTCGagcgaatgaagaccttcatcgGGCAGATGCTTGCCTTCTTGGATATCGGAGAAAACGCCGTTCGCGTCTCTATCGTTCAGTATGCAGCCCAAGCGCGCACAGAATTCTTCCTTGACCAGTTCTACGACCTCCAGGATGCGCAAGATGCAGTGGCTGCTATTGAGTATATGGGCGGCTACACGCTGACGGGTAAGGCCATCGACTTCGCCACTCGTCTGCACTTCGACGTGAGGAAGGGCGCGCGAGCCGACGTGACCAAGATAGCCGTCGTCATCACCGACGGCATATCCCAGGACGACGTCAAGCGTCCTGCTCGGAGAATGCGCCAGGCCGGAATCGTCACCATTGCTATTGGTGTGGGAACCAACCTGGATAGCGACCAGCTGCTAGCTA